The Pseudolabrys sp. FHR47 genome contains a region encoding:
- the trmD gene encoding tRNA (guanosine(37)-N1)-methyltransferase TrmD: MFRATILTLYPEMFPGPLGISLAGRALANGLWSLEAKQIRDYATDKHGTVDDTPAGGGPGMVMKADVLARALDAVSPDARPRMIMSARGRPLTQARVRDLAAGPGAVILCGRFEGVDERLIEARGLEEVCLGDFVLSGGEMAALTLLDACVRLIPGVMGKEASGVEESFSDGLLEYPQYTRPAVFEGRPIPEVLTSGDHAKVAAWRRAEAERLTRERRPDLWAAFLARKKP; the protein is encoded by the coding sequence ATGTTCCGCGCCACCATCCTCACCCTCTATCCGGAGATGTTTCCCGGCCCGCTCGGCATCAGCCTGGCCGGCCGCGCGCTCGCCAATGGGCTGTGGTCACTCGAAGCCAAACAGATCCGCGACTACGCCACCGACAAGCACGGCACGGTCGATGATACGCCGGCCGGCGGTGGCCCGGGCATGGTGATGAAGGCCGACGTCCTCGCCCGCGCGCTGGATGCCGTTTCGCCCGATGCCCGTCCCCGCATGATCATGAGCGCGCGCGGCAGACCGCTGACGCAAGCCAGAGTCCGCGACCTGGCAGCCGGCCCCGGCGCGGTGATCCTGTGCGGCCGCTTCGAGGGCGTTGACGAGCGCCTGATCGAGGCACGCGGCCTCGAGGAAGTCTGCCTCGGCGATTTCGTGCTGTCCGGCGGCGAGATGGCCGCCCTGACCCTGCTGGACGCCTGCGTGCGCCTCATTCCGGGGGTCATGGGCAAGGAGGCCTCCGGCGTCGAGGAAAGCTTCTCCGACGGCCTCCTGGAATACCCCCAGTACACCCGGCCGGCCGTGTTTGAGGGCCGGCCGATCCCGGAGGTCCTGACCTCCGGCGACCACGCCAAGGTCGCCGCCTGGCGCCGCGCCGAGGCCGAAAGGCTGACCCGGGAACGCCGCCCGGACCTCTGGGCGGCCTTTTTGGCCCGAAAGAAGCCCTGA